The Carassius carassius chromosome 5, fCarCar2.1, whole genome shotgun sequence DNA window ttgtatgtgtgtgtatttatatacaccatacacacacacacatatatatatgtaaacaaaaacttttattttgtatgcaattaattgtttgacCGCTCtaagagaaaacaaaataaaagcatcacatttactatttttaaaacaaaacatggtAACACATCAAAAACTTAATATAActgataacaaaacaaaaaaacagcctcTTCTGGGCTTCTCAGATTTTCAGACTGAAACGAAgcaaataatgaaataacatCAAGAGAAGAAAACATGGGTGAGAGATGAAGAGAGCCTGACCTCTCGGACCACACGGATGGCCTCCTGAAACATGGCCAGCAGCTCCGGGTCTCCCTCTCTTTCCATTAGTCTGGCCTGACAGATCCAGTATTTAGCAAACTTCTGTGCCATTGGCACCCGAGACAGCACATCTCTGACCCGCTCCACCGGGAAACCCTGATCAGATCAGAGAGAAGTTATTCATTCATCCTCAGGTTGATGCAAACCTGTACACATTCATGCTTACgagaagaatgtgggtaaccggTTGTTTTAATCACACTCTGTAGACCATACACCATATAGTTTCTGTGATTCTACTGTAACCTCAGGCTTTTAAACATCACGGTCGATTAATACCAGAAAATAGCAAACACCTGAGATTATCTTAACAAAACCTGAATAAGATCGGGCATAAGGGAACAATCATGACAAATGTTGCATGTTGGTTTGAGAAAGCTTTATCTGAAACTCCAGCTTGCTTAATGTGGAGGGGTTTTCCCTCGGTGCAGTAGATCAGCGTTCTCACATACGTGATCGAAACTCCAGTTCAGAGTCCAGTCACTTGTAGTCTAGACAATGATTATTGACTCAGACGACCATCAACACACTCCACCTTTCCTCACGCTCTAATCAATCAGGGAAGCATGAACCAATCCGTTTTGGGAAAGTCGATAGGGTTATCAGGAGATCATGCTCTAATAACTCATTTAATCAGATTTTATCATTATGTGTATATTACCATGTTTCAAAATTAATAAAGTCATAAAAGCTCATTGCTATTCATTGAGCGAAGTTCTGTATTTGCTTTTGATTGCCTTTTCTATAACCTTCGTTTCTCAACATCTGTCTTCGAGCACCTCAGATGTAAATCAAAAGCACGTTgaccacaaacacaacagaaaaatAGCTCCGTTATTGACTAACTTACTCTTACACAATGTCCCGTCCAGGCAATAGGAAAAAATTACAACAGCTCATACAATAATATTAACGCTACCTGCTGTAATAATTCAATGCAGTCATCCAGCGATCGGTCCACAGCAAAGACAATGTCATGAAGCTCATCTTCATTCTCTATAGAAGTCCAGTAGGGCTGAGGAAGAGCAGAAACAGTCTTCCTCCTGACCACCCGGACGGGCATGGGGGGGCGTTTATACGTGATGCTCCTGGACTCCCTCCACTCCTGGAGCTTAcgcctgcgcacacacacacacacacacacacacacacacacacacacacacaccgttcaCCCAAACTCTGTCACCGGTCAATGATTATCTGATGAACTACTAAACATTAAACTAAACACAGTTGAGCTGCAACCTCCAGGTGCATCAAAGGCTTCAGGATAATTgacaatatatgaaaaaatagtgcttaatttaaataataaaatgcattgcaaatgCATATAGGAGCTAATATAGTgcatcatgatatatatatatatatatatatatattaaagtatagTTCAACACTTCAGaggtgtagatgagtttattttcatATTCGGAGACATTCAGAATTACTTCACttgttgtgtggattattgtgatgtttttatcagactctcattctgacggcacccattcactgcagagcatccattgatgacacactgatgcagtgctacatttctacaaacctgatgaagaaacaaactcatcctcatCTGGGATGAAATGTTCTTTTTCGGGTGAACTGTTCCTTGGATTTTAACTCATaaaaaggcctttattaacccctcgGAGATGTATGGAGCACTTTTTTTATGATAGATGGATGACCTTTAAAATCTCAACACCCATTcgctgccattataaagctgggaagagccaggacattgttttaatataactccgactggattattCTCTCTACttcttggatggcttgagagtgagtaaatcatgggctaataattttttttttttggtggctaTATTTGTGAGTGAAATGACACATAGATGCAGAATTATGTCAAAATGTATGTCTATGCAAGTATATATACCGTATATTGCAAATTAgccaaaaaatacagagataATTTTTCCCATATAGCCCAGCCTTAACCTTAATCATTGATTCGTTTTTCCCCAAATACAGCTATTCAAGCAATGAATAGCTGTTAAGTATGAATCAGGTGTTAAGTAAAGAAAGTAAAATTAAGTAAAGCTCTTATTGTGAATTGTGTGGTGATTCTAGAAAGATCCCTCTAAATGCACACTAGTCCTCATCGTGTCATGTATGTGTGTAGGTCTCTCTGTAGGTGTGTAACAGGTTATGACTCACAGTCTGTCCTCCTGAGCTGCAGTGGGCTTCTTCAGTCCATCTAGAGGAGCGGTCCGGACTCCTTGAGCGCGGGGACACCGTCTGGATTTGGGAGTCTGCAGCTGATCCACGGGCTTGTCCTGGCTGGAGATCTGAACACAGCTTCTGGAGCTCCGGCCGGCCGGTCTGGTGGAAGCAGTGGTGTTCGTTCCTTTTTTTCTGCTGACCGCTGCTGCTTCTCTAGCCGCAGGTTTAGAGAGAGTCGAAGCTGCGCTCGCTCTAGTCGCTCGCTTTGATTTCGATTTAGTGGCATCGACGGAGAAGGTATCTTTCCTCCGGTTCACGTCGGATGTGTTCGTGGATGGGTTTGGTTTCTGGTTGCTTTGAGATCTACGGCTGTGCACAGCACTCAGACTCATGGGTCGTTCTGTGGGTTTCACTTGGGTTTTAGAAACACTGTTTCCCTGCATTTTCGTTGGTCTTTGAGTCGTCAAACTGGTAGCTGAGCTTGATTTGACGCTTGTTTTAGGTAATTTCTTGGCTGGAGGCCTTGTTGACTGAACGGTGCGGCTCTGATCTGTGCTTCTGGGGACAGAGACGCCACGTCCAGACTGTGAAGGGTTACAGATGGACACAAGACTGGTTTGGGATTGTGACGCTGGCTGAGCTTTAGGTTGGACACTTTGAAGGCTTTGTGATCGAGTCGTTTTGAACGGCGCAGCTGGTTTCTGAGTTTGAAGAGAAGCGGTTTTGTTGCTCTGCGTCTTTAAAACACGAAGGCTTTCCCGGCCAGCATTATGGGAATTACTGGACGGCTGTGTTTGGGCTTTGGCTAGCGAACTGATACCAAGTCCTTTTTTTGAGGATGTGTTTTTATCACCCTCTTCTGATGCCTTCACTTCTTTTGTATTTGTGCCTCTGATGCCACGGTTCTCCTTTTCTTCCGCTGTCTGAGAGAAACAAAGACACGTCACTTCAACAGTGCTGCCGACTGAATCCTGCAAAGCTTTAAGAAATGTGTCTAACTCACAGTCTTGGACTTCTGCTCATTTTCAGCATGTTTCTTTGTAACAGACTTCTCCTTGAGATACGGTCTTTgagtaaaacaacaaaacaacacagtGGATTCAGAACAGAAACACAAAGGCAGTTCTGAATACAGAACATAGGcagtgcattttttatttcaaaacttGAAAAAGTATAAATTCAACAGTTGTTTCAGAGAGAAAGACCCTTCAAGACCACCTACTTTGGATTAGGAGCTTTCAGTCTGCCTTTTGCAGCGAGGTATTCTGCCAATTTCTGTTTCCGTAGCTCTGTAAACCAAAGAGAAAGACATTTGGGATTTAACATTGCATGCATTTAATAACTGTCGTAAATGTGCTagattcacattttgcatatgcatatttTGCCTTGTAACTttcttcacacacaaacacatatatgtatatattataaaaaatattttatatttaaatagcagTGTAGTATGTATTTTTATGCAGAGACTGGTATGTCTATCAGTAAAATCTGTTTACTTTAGTCATATTTCTTTCACTATATGACAAAAGCGACAGGTCAAAAATGGTAAAAAGCACTTTGCATTCAGccaatactttatttattttaaagagcaATACCTGAAGAACAAATAATGCTGAAACTAGAAATGCATCTCATTTGTTGTCAACaccatattatatttttctaatgTTTGCCTGTAACTCTGAAAGCATTCAAGATATCTTTCAAATCCTTCTACATTCTTaatcaagttttattttatttatttatatatatgggaAAATCACATCAGCTTCACGTTCAAATGGTtggcatttaataataattaatttaaaaataaatcactaaagtcaacagattttactaatagaCGTAACAGTCTCtgtgtacaaataaaataataatgctgcCATCTTTTTTCCTCCATTTTTAACCTTCTGTAAATTGGCTCCAAATCTCAAAACAATTGTTATTCCGTGAATATACATCTATGACATTTCATGTTTTGGGGTTCATCaccatattttatattatattaaataaaacacacacattcttatatatatatatatatatatatatatataaaatatatatatataaaaaaaaaaagttcccatACTCATCTACGTTACTCAACTGCTCCAAACAATAGCATTTAGCTTTAgcataacaatataaataaacttaCTAAAGACAAGACCGGAAATTATTTCAGGACTGGTGATCTTTTTGACATTATTGTAGGTTTATAAAGCAGTTTCCTTGATGGAAACATGattataaactaaattacaaactAAATATAATATCTTTATGAAGCTGAAACATATCGATAACAGACGCGCGCAAACGCCTCAGAAACACATCGCGTCGTGTTGAAGTGTTTTCAACAGCAAACCAAAGGATTTCCCGaaataaaatcataacaaaagATACCGTATTTGAATgtatacatataaacacacacgaGGCAACAGAAACAGTGATGTTAAATATCACGATACATGGAGCTAGCTTAGCTTGGTGTAAACTGGCGCTTTACCGATCTTAGATAGTTTAGATGCGTCTTCATCCGTCACAGTCTCCATCGCTTTATCCGATCACTCACAAcaaatatttaatctaaataaatatagcGTTTGTTAGTAACTTCGTACACGAGTCTGTTAGCACTTAGCACACTGCAGCTGAGCTCACGCTGCAACTGACGCTTGAATTTTGCGGGGACACGCCCATCTCAATTCCCATTGGTTCGTTCAAAACTTCAAACCCCGACTATTGGTCGGTCAGTATTGATGATTCATATGATTTGATAATTCTTCGTAAATCTCGTTTCGGTATTTTTGTCATTATCACGTGGCTTGACGTATTTGAGGCGGTTATATTATTACAAAACTGAATAATAGTGGACAATCTATGACATTAACCATTTGAACTCCATTATACATATAAAGATCAGAATCATATTGCATATGTTCTGATGcattacttttaatttattaCTGGGTtgcgcttgtttgtttgtttttaatataaaaagttctgTTTTTGGCAAATTTATGTAAAGTCACATAGAGAAAACCGTTCAGTTGTGCTGCTGTATTAATTCTGACGAATAGCCTACTGAATTGCCCCAACACTGCTGACCACAGCAATAGGAGTCTATGTTCCTGCACAATCGGAGGCTGCAGTTTTAGGACCCCGGCTATAGGACCCCGGTTATAGGACCCCTGCTATAGGACCCTGGctataggaccctagtttttgTGCACCACCTAACTGGATGATATAGTAACagttgcagtttcaggaccgcaattATAGGACCCAGGTGGTTTAGTTTGTACATACATAGTTAGAAAGACATTTAAATCTCAggagtattttattatattttataaaatgtgtcTTTTATTCAAAATTCATCAGAggttatatttaaacaaaataatttacacaaaacaaataaaaaatgtatatcaacctttaaacaactgaaaaagGGGAGTAAGTCTTAGTTTCttgaattatactgtatattgattaacctccttaagtTTAACTAATTTGCTCATGAAAGAGGCTTATGACTAgtatcacacataagacaaggactccgtgacgcACAGCGCCGGTCTCTCGCCGGGAAACATTCGCGAGGACAAATCATTGTGCCATGCTCTCCAACACGCCGTAAGAGCCGCCACAGGGAACACATCCTCTTTCACACagaaataccagtaaattgccttaaaattaccggaacgactttactagtaaattcaaaaatgcgctgttcacacagtcaacaacattccgtctttttttccggaaaagcaccattcacacatccattccaaaataccggtaaattctgtgacgtcaataacctctaaacagctgcgcttggagggtaatacatggtcagtatttctgttgatgggttcatttttgtttcaaactttagtattcatgcaactgcttttgttacagagacatcgtaatagacgactggtttaaataattataggctactcaccattaataaaacacctgatgctgtagggagctgaccaatttttgAAAATCggcttgaaaggattaatagccCAATGAAGTGGCGATTGTAAATCGCAGAAAAGGtccgttcacaaatgtagcctatgctgatgcaaattcatatcaaatagtctatcagcgcagataaacagttctgcgttcaaattgagTTCAAAAGACGTCGCAAAGCACcggaaaaagtaattaccatgaatgtgacagagggaaatagtaaaaatatatttgaattatttactaataaagtgttttctgagtctgtgttgcAAGGATGAATGAAGTTGCCTGACtcatcatctcctcattagacgcgccttCTATATGGATTATGATTGTAttgagattttttgttgtttgtttttattattttgttaagtaGTAgcctaatttaaagctttctatagatatatttatcatgtctgtgaggcatgtattcgctgagtttcggtttatttttgtaagcgctcctgttcaagacTAGACGGAAgaagtttgttttctttattttttatttctttattttatattatgatcgcgctggcacctatatgtcccaaaaaagtgtgctttatcttgcactctccgcacaaaatattcgatatagCGCACATCTGACTGATGGAATTTACATGCAGCAAAAACCATGGCCTCCTGGATCTGCGCATGATCTCGCTCAGCATCTGTCAGTGCTCTTGTGGTCTAGTTACAGTAAACATCCACGAGGCCATCTTTTGAAGCATCAGCTTGAAGCACTTTCTGCTGGTTTGGGTCTTATCCCTTAGCACAAGAGTCTCAGTGAGGGTCTTTTGAAGCTGTCCAATGCTGCATCATGCTCAGCTGTTCTTTATGGAGCAGTCAAAAATGCTTTGTGTCTTACTGTGACcagtattttgttgtatttaacaACGTTTTCtcttaatttaatgtttaatctcAAAATCTTTTCACAGATTTTGTTTCTtgaaatttaacaagtttatatacaggtgcatcacaataaattagaatgtcatggaaaagttcatttatttcactaattcaccTCAAATTGTGAAACACGTGTATTAGTGAGACTTAGAAGGACTGTATATTGAGTTCTATTGCTGAGACTTATTTTGTGTGGTGATCACTCTCGGGTGCCGGTCAGGACTCAGGAACCAGACCAATTGCTGAATTTAGGTTATTTAATGAACAGTTGAGTAGGCATGGGCAAACAATCTAGCAGTTGGTTTATTATATATCCGTCTATGTGTATGTGTGGTTTTTATGTCATTAACGAACACAATATAACTATATTACATCCATGAATGGCATGAATACTCGCATCTGCACAGCCCCACGTACTGCATTCACTTTCTTTCTTGCGCAGTTCTACCCATAACTGAGCGCTGCTCACTGATTATTGCACGCACTCTGGTGGTGTTTAAGTGCATCTGTCGGCGCTGGAGTTGCGCATAAGTGATTGTTCAGTTATCTGCGTGGCCTTTCTTACAGCCGCCCCCAAATGTGTGGAGCACATTTGTTCCTAAATAAGTACTTAGTTCAGCACCTGTGAACAGTTCTTATCTTCATTTTGAACCTCTGATAGAACAATCAGTCTGGCTACCGGTCTAGTGTAGGTTCTGTCATTGATCTTTACGTCCACTGTCCTTACATGTCCATCAGCACTGGGGTAAAGTTTGGTGACACGTCCTATAGGCCAGTGTGCTCTCTGCAATTGAGGGTCCATCATCAGTACTACAGATCCTAGGGTCATATCTGTAGATGTGGAATACCATTTCTGGCGGGACTGTAGACTTGGGAGATAGTTCTTAATGAAACTAGACCAGAACTGATCAGCCAGAATTTGGGAATGTCTCCATCGGCGTCTGCTCAGGAGTTCGGATTTGGGGTACACTACTTGGGGCAGAGATCCGTCCCGCCGCCCCATCAGAAGAAAATTTGGAGTCACCGGGTCAAGGTCCTTAGGGTTGGAGGATACATATCCCAATGGTTTAGCATTCAACATGCCTTCTACTTCCAGGAGAACAGTATGGAGTACTTCCTCCGTGATAGCTTGACTTCCTACTACTCTGTAAAGTGCTGTTTTCACAGAGCGAATTTCCCTTTCCCACGTTCCACCGAAGTGGGGTGCACCAGGTGggttgaaatgaaaatgtattttatgtttggcAAGCTGGAGTTGGAGTTCTGGGGACAGTTCTGTAAGAGCCTCTTgtatctctctttctcctcctcggAACTTGTTCCCTGGTCGGAGAACAACTCAGCTGGTGTCCCTCTTCTGGCGATGAACCTCCTCAAAGCCATTAAGAAGGAGTCGGCATTCATACTGGTGAAGATCTCTAAATGTACACATCTGGTCGTAAGGCATTTAAATAAGATCCCCCACCTCTTTTTTGTGCGCCTGCCCAACTTGACTACAAAGGGCCCGAAACAGTCCATCCCCGTCGAGTAAAATGTTGGCTTATAAAGGCGTAGGCGTGCTATAGGTAAGTCTGCCATCTTTGGAATTTGAGGGCTTGATTTCCATCGTCTACAATCTGTGCAGGTATGCTGATATCGTCAAATTGCTTCTCGACCTCGTAAGATCCAAAACTTGCGGCGAATCTCTGCAAACACTCTCTCAGGGCCGGGGTGGCCGAGTCAAGAATCGTAGTCTTGGATCAAAAGCTTAGTGGTGGGATGGTGCTGATCCAAAATAATGGGATGCACAGCGGCTGGATCTAAGTCTTCAGATCGTCTCAATCTGCCACCAACTTTAATGAGTTCATCTGTCTTGTCCAGCTCTGGAGACAGCATAAGTAGACGGCTATTTTGTTGAACTGGTTTCCCATTGTGCAGTATGCTGAACTCCTCTCTGAAACTACCCTGTTGTGCACTTCTTAGGATAAGAATCTCAGCTGTACTGTAGTCATCAGTGCTAAGAGCCCTACTGTTACTTGCCGCCCCTTGAAGCTTCTGTACGGTCGCCTCTAAAAGTTCCCTCCATGTTGTGTACTGATGCACATCTGGTAAGTAAGGCTCCTTGTCAGGTATGGTCGTAGTGACTCCACAGAATATAGACTTGCGAAGTTCTGTGTGACACTCGTCTATTACTGTTGTTGGTGAGGTCGGCCATTTGTCTGGGCTTTGAAGAAGAAAGGGTGGCCCATGGCTCCATCGGTTAGGCTCAGCTAGTTCTTCTAGCTTCTTACCTCTGGTGAGGTCATCAGCAGGGTTTTTCACTGAGTGCACATATCGCCATGAAAGTCGATCAGTGAGCTCCTGAATTTCTGCCACTCGAGTGCCAACGAAAACCTTAAATCGACATGACTCAGAGTGTAACCAAGACAAGACCGTGGTTGAGTCGGTCCAGAGGGCAGTTCGGCTGATTGGCAGGGTAAGCTCTTGTTCTAACAATCGACTGAGTTGGGCCCCTGTGAGGGCAGCACAGAGCTCCAGTCTGGGAATTGAGTGCAGTCGTTTCGGTGCAATTCTTGAACGGGCTACGATGAAGGACAGATAAGGCTGACCCTGAGAGTTAACTGTCCTCAGGTAAGTGACAGCTCCATAGGATTGTTCCGAGGCATCAGAGAACACATGTATCTCATGAGTTATTCCTCTCTCATCCATCGCAGGAGGTACGTATGCTCGGGGGAACTTGATCCTCGGCAGAGATTTTAACTCTCCTTCCCAATCCCTCCAGGCCTGCAGCAAATCCTGCGGCAACTGGGGGTCATCCCAGTCTCTGTGTTTGTCCCATAGTTGTCTCACTAATATTTTGGCACGGGTGGTGTATGGCAGAATATAGCCAAGAGGGTCGTATTGGCTGGCTAATACCTTGTAGATATTCCGCATGGTAGGAGCATCATAATTTACAGGGCGATGTTTGTATTCCAGCACATCTGTTGAGCAGTGCCAGCTGAGGCCAAGAGCCGATTCCGGATTGTCTATTCGGTCATGAGCGAACCAGAGTTCCAGATTGTCTGACCGAGCTTCTTCGGGTAGGTAACTGATGACATCCAGCTTATTGCTGGCCCACTGCCTGAGTTCAAATCCACCTGAGGCTAGAGTCTCCCTTAGCTTATGTACCAGGGTTCTGGCCAAGCCAGGTGAGGAGAGGCTTTGCAGACAATTATCCACGTAGAAGCATTTCTCAATGGAAAACCTCACATCATCCCCTGGCTGGCTGTGACTGATTACATGGTGCTGCATGGCGTAAGTGGCACAGCACGGACTACACGTCGTACCAAAAGGTAAAACCTGCCACTCAAACACAGATGGAATTTGGTCTCTTTCCATGTCTCTCCAGACAAATCTCAGAAGGGGCCGATCTTCAGGGAGCACGCGGACCTGGTGAAACATGGCTTTCACATCACCACTTATGGCTACACTATGCTCTTGAAACCGTAACAGTACTCCTAGGAGTGAGGGTCCTAAAGTGGGTCCAGGTAACAGCCACTGATTTAGGTTCTGACCTCGGTACTGGTAAGAGCAGTTGAACACTATGCGATTCTTATTGTTGTGGGTCACCATGTGGTGTGGAATATACCATGATTCAACTGATTGTGTTATCTCATGGTAGTTCAGCTTCCTAACTACTCCGGTCTGAGTCAGTTTCTGAATTTCAGCGTTGTATGCCTTAGCTCGTTCTGGGTCTTTAGCGAGGCACCGTTCGGTGTTCCGGAGGCTGGGCATTACCATTTCCTTTGTGGCTTGGAAAGGAGGCATATCTTTGTGCCTAAGCAATGGGGTGACATAACGTAAGACTCCATCCACTTTAACACGATTGGTCTTTGATTCAAGCATGTTAATGGCCTCTTGATCTTGTCGTGACCTGGTAACCTCTTTCTCGTTCTTAATAGGAAGTACGTCCACTTTCCACAGTTTCTCTACGTTCCTGAAAAGCTCTGCCATTAGGGGATTTGTTGAGGTCAATAAACACTGCTGTGGCCGAATGGACTGCTCAACAAGTCGGGTGGGACCCTGTAATGTCCACCCTAATCTTGTCTTCAGGGCTGCCGGTCCCCCTGGGGGACCTAACCTTACTGGCTTAACAGGAGTAATCAAGTGAGGGTGATCAGCTCCAATTAGCAGCAAGGGCTGTGCCTGTTCGAATGCCTGTATTGGGAGGCCCACAAGGTGCTTGTAATTTTTCTGTAATTTGTTCATGGGGTAAGAGTGAAGTGCCAGACCAAGGTGGTCTGCAGTGAAGGCATCAGAGATGAGAAAGCTGTGCTGAGGCTTATCGGCTGGGGAAACACGGAATGACACCTTGGACCCATGAAGAACTTGAATATCTTGACGTATAGTCCGCAAGGCCAGGTGTTCTGGCTCTCCTTGGAGGCCCAGGTGGCGTGTTGCTGCTTGTAAGAGCATAGTCCTCTCCGAGCCATCGTCCAGGATAGCATAGGTGTTCAGAGTGCGCTTACCATGGTGGAGTAGTACTCTAATAACCTTTAATAGCACACGACTTCCATCTACTGGTTTATCTACATACAGCACTTCAGAAGATGTATTCACTAGACAGCTCTCCTCTTTAGTCGACTTGACCACACTCTTAGGTGTTCTGGAATTAACTTCATGCAGCACTGGTAGGTGTTTACCTTGACAAATGCTACAAGGTTTCCGTAGATTGCACTGGGCTGCCTGGTGAGTTCTAGCACATCGCCAGCACCTTCGATTGGTACGGATCCATTCTGATAATTGGTCTGTGGTCAGTTTTACAACCTTGGTACATTGACTTAAGAAGTGCTCTGTATTATTACAGAATGGACAGTAGGGTGCAGTTCTGTTCCTAGTGGATGGATTCAGCTGTGCGGGTGAAACTTCTCTCTCGATCGCCTCTCTAGAACCATGTAGCACAGTAGTGGTCCACCTCTTCTGCCGAGGCTCCTGTCTAGGCCATTGTTTCTCCTTAGTGTTCTTCACTGTTGATGAACCGTCATATTCTTGGCACCACGACTCATATTGCAACCAATCAGAGAGATCAGTGAGAGTGTAGGTTGTTCCGGGATAATGAAACTTGCTGCGCCTGAACTCAGCTCTCATCTCTGTCGGTAACTTGCTCAGCAAGCGTGCTACGTGAGATCCACACTGTAGCTCTATTTCTCCTGGGGAACCAAGGGATTTAAGCATGCCCACAAGTGCTTGGACCTGTAGGGCGAACTTCTCGAAGGCAGCTTGATCACCGCGCCGAATATCAGGCGAGCCATCTGATTCATCTTTATTCAGAGCCATCTGATGAGGTTGGCCAAACTTTAGATTAAGAGCTGCCATGGTATCAGTGTACGGTCTGGGGGAATTCAGATATGAATCTGCTATCAGCCTTGCCTCTTCCAACTTCAAGTGATCCACCAGGATTTGGTATTTAAAAATGCTCTGTCCCATCGGGGGGTAGTAGATTATCTAAAGCTATTTTCATCCTAGCAAACTCACTGGGGTCTCTGTGACTGAAGTAGGGAATCGATGGCATCGGGCCTCTGTATATCGGCTCAGAATGTAGAGGAATCTGATGTTGAGGATCGATTACAGTTCTCTTGTGGGCCCTCATTGGCAGGTATGGCTCTGAGATCGCTGCAGGCTCACCTTGAAGGTAACTCTTGTACTGTTCTGAGTTATATGCTGGACTGGCTCGAATAGGTGGCTGAGGATGGAAGCCTTGTTGTTGACTCAAATGACCTTGAAACATCCTGCTTGTCTTTGCTGTCAGCGGACCATGTTTAACGATATGGGGGCTTGGTGTTTGTGCAACAAGAGGCTTACTCTTACTAACAGCTGCTTGTTTTAGAACTTGAAGCTCACTCATCATCTTCTACAGAAAGTCGACAATGGGCTCACTACTGGCAGACTGAGGTTGTGGGTCTCCTGTCTCTGGCCATGGAGGGGGATCAGGCCAGTCTGCCTCATCGTACTCATTAAACTGTACATTAGCGATCAGCTCCTCACTGGGCGGAGGCATAAACCCATGGTCTAACGGGAGTGTGGGTAATTGATCAGACTTACGTGGATCAAATGCATTCG harbors:
- the LOC132141626 gene encoding LOW QUALITY PROTEIN: cytoskeleton-associated protein 2-like (The sequence of the model RefSeq protein was modified relative to this genomic sequence to represent the inferred CDS: deleted 2 bases in 1 codon) is translated as METVTDEDASKLSKIELRKQKLAEYLAAKGRLKAPNPKPYLKEKSVTKKHAENEQKSKCELDTFLKALQDSVGSTVEVTCLCFSQTAEEKENRGIRGTNTKEVKASEEGDKNTSSKKGLGISSLAKAQTQPSSNSHNAGRESLRVLKTQSNKTASLQTQKPAAPFKTTRSQSLQSVQPKAQPASQSQTSLVSICNPSQSGRGVSVPRSTDQSRTVQSTRPPAKKLPKTSVKSSSATSLTTQRPTKMQGNSVSKTQVKPTERPMSLSAVHSRRSQSNQKPNPSTNTSDVNRRKDTFSVDATKSKSKRATRASAASTLSKPAAREAAAVSRKKGTNTTASTRPAGRSSRSCVQISSQDKPVDQLQTPKSRRCPRAQGVRTAPLDGLKKPTAAQEDRLRKLQEWRESRSITYKRPPMPVRVVRRKTVSALPQPYWTSIENEDELHDIVFAVDRSLDDCIELLQQGFPVERVRDVLSRVPMAQKFAKYWICQARLMEREGDPELLAMFQEAIRVVREPVDELRSVVFEILKKRQIQGSSLTPEETGVCDEEDGDDIIHTQKPISALISGARGDSSVVKYKITATPGGKRGQRGAEAGRVDGHEIRFFTPVRRSVRIQRSAQRYPTALQEHEPCVTSLCELAGERQEEVKGQSSPVYVYRENEALEDRVHITLVYPEEDET